A genomic region of Chryseobacterium sp. KACC 21268 contains the following coding sequences:
- a CDS encoding RagB/SusD family nutrient uptake outer membrane protein — protein MKKLNFINKSIAVVMLAGLSFGTVSCNGDYIGDVDNIGTFDDANYFKSEEQCLSATASVYDIMKKYAGGFENQVTFVNAGSDDFFAGGGSSTDGAGIQGFNNYNINPNTMPASYWKDYYQGIARANWVIERMPSAPVSDAFKKKIIAEVTVLRSLYYFELVRLFGNVPLILKQINSNDDYWNIPQSPKQAIYDQIEGDIASVWADLPATVTGTERGRLTQGAAKAILGKIYLFDNKKAEAAAQFADVNGTPGATSQYGYKLVDDYKTLWITDNKFTSESILEAVYTNAGMSDWGFWGQGRDEGNSICIMTGIRSYNLVGTSEAPDLVSGWAFNTVSDDLFNFMGNDPRADATILNAKKLQQEGKITYSPAYSDTGYFLKKYAPYKSGVSPLPGAMELNFRQNYIVIRLADSYLMEAEALNGTGGRAQALLDAVRSRVGLASVPVSMQAIKDERRRELAGEGHRWFDLVRWGDAPSKLASKGFVAGKNEILPIPYAELLNTALKQNPQY, from the coding sequence ATGAAAAAATTAAATTTTATAAATAAAAGTATAGCAGTTGTAATGTTAGCCGGACTTAGTTTTGGTACTGTGAGCTGCAATGGAGACTACATTGGTGATGTAGATAATATTGGAACTTTTGATGATGCAAATTATTTCAAAAGTGAAGAACAATGCTTGAGCGCAACAGCATCAGTCTATGATATTATGAAGAAGTATGCTGGTGGATTTGAAAATCAAGTAACTTTTGTAAATGCCGGATCAGATGATTTCTTTGCTGGTGGAGGAAGTTCTACAGATGGCGCGGGAATCCAGGGTTTTAATAATTATAATATCAATCCCAATACTATGCCTGCCAGCTACTGGAAAGATTATTATCAAGGAATTGCAAGAGCGAACTGGGTGATAGAGAGAATGCCAAGTGCTCCGGTAAGCGATGCTTTTAAAAAGAAAATTATTGCTGAAGTCACGGTTTTAAGATCTTTATATTATTTTGAATTGGTCAGATTGTTTGGAAATGTCCCATTAATTCTTAAACAGATCAATTCCAATGATGATTATTGGAACATTCCTCAAAGTCCTAAGCAAGCAATCTATGATCAGATAGAAGGAGATATTGCAAGTGTATGGGCAGATTTGCCTGCAACTGTAACAGGAACAGAGAGAGGCCGTCTTACACAAGGAGCTGCAAAAGCAATTCTGGGAAAAATTTATCTTTTTGATAATAAAAAAGCAGAAGCGGCTGCACAATTTGCTGATGTCAATGGAACTCCTGGAGCTACAAGCCAATATGGATACAAACTGGTTGATGATTACAAAACACTTTGGATAACTGATAACAAATTCACATCTGAGTCAATCTTGGAAGCAGTTTATACAAATGCCGGTATGTCCGACTGGGGTTTCTGGGGTCAAGGTAGAGATGAAGGTAATTCAATCTGCATTATGACTGGTATTAGATCATACAATCTTGTGGGTACCAGTGAAGCACCAGATTTGGTTTCTGGTTGGGCTTTCAATACAGTATCTGACGATTTATTCAATTTTATGGGGAATGATCCTAGAGCAGATGCAACTATTCTTAATGCAAAAAAACTTCAGCAGGAAGGCAAGATTACATATTCTCCAGCATATTCAGACACAGGTTATTTCTTGAAAAAATATGCACCATACAAATCTGGAGTTTCTCCGCTACCGGGAGCTATGGAACTCAACTTCCGTCAGAATTACATTGTGATCCGTCTGGCAGACAGTTACCTGATGGAGGCTGAAGCTTTAAATGGTACAGGAGGCAGAGCGCAGGCATTATTAGATGCAGTTCGTTCAAGAGTTGGATTAGCATCTGTACCAGTATCGATGCAGGCTATCAAAGATGAAAGAAGAAGAGAGCTAGCAGGAGAAGGACATCGTTGGTTCGATCTTGTAAGATGGGGAGATGCGCCTTCAAAATTAGCATCCAAAGGATTTGTAGCAGGAAAAAATGAAATTCTACCAATCCCTTATGCAGAGTTGTTGAATACTGCACTGAAACAAAATCCTCAATATTAA
- a CDS encoding TonB-dependent receptor: MNLKYSKCLGLAAVLYFTANYSAQQVKDTASSEKTIEEVVVIGYGTQKKSNVTGAIASIKASDIEDIPAGKPEQVLQGRAAGVSVVTNSGQPGSSATVRVRGLTSFGAGGNDPMWVVDGIIVDGIGWLNQSDIESIEVLKDGASSAIYGVSAARGVILVTTKKGKKGALNLAYNGSFGVSQVARKLDLLNATQYATIINEGLVNDNQAPRFSNPSIFGQGTDWQDTIFNTGDRQSHEISINGGSEKSTYYASFGYFDQTGTVMGDISKYKRLNARLNSTHKVLDFLTIGQTFLYTHQKSQGIGTNELFGGPLSSAINLDPTTPSVVTDWSMVNPANYTNQYIIRDQNGNPYGISPYVNQEMSNPLAYRYTQQGRNGWSDDFVGNVFADLRLAPGLNFKTTLNGKKSYWGSEGFNPKFYLSSTLSNQSFNSLNRTSQTKFEWSFENTLTYQKKLGDHNFNIMIGQGVYRNNIGSGQSVTYTNLPVESWQDAAFYSVDAKNITASAWDTSQTRRASYFGRFIYDYQDRYLLTGTFRRDGSSKFLKYWGNFPSFSLGWNVHKEGFWKDNEIINTFKIRGGYGVLGNDAIDDFMYRSSLVSGSNYPNGEINPSIIIGYSPNTLGNPNLKWEETAQTDIGADIKFLRNFTLGFDYYYKKTTDILRRVAIPGYVGVPTDPFANVGDMENRGMEFELGYKKSWEDFDVSLTGNFSTNKNKVLRLEDDVEWREFSSLHSMGTVSRLQVGKSVGTFYGYTYGGVFQNQQQINSYVNANGEMILPNAKPGDFMWNDNNGDGKITEEDRVDIGSSIPKFTYGFTVNMSYKNFDFMVFTQGQGGNKILQGLRRLDMLDANYQTSILNRWTGEGSTNDNPRLTRLDPNGNYTKMSSYYLQKGDYMRIKLVQLGYTLPKDTTSKFGANKVRLYVTGENLFTFTKYTGYDPEIAGGNEYGIDRAYYPQARTFLFGANIQF; encoded by the coding sequence ATGAACTTAAAGTATTCAAAATGTCTCGGATTAGCAGCTGTTCTTTACTTTACGGCAAACTACTCCGCGCAGCAGGTAAAAGACACTGCTTCTTCGGAAAAAACGATCGAGGAAGTAGTAGTCATTGGTTACGGAACTCAAAAGAAGAGTAATGTGACTGGAGCGATTGCAAGCATCAAAGCTTCTGATATCGAAGACATCCCAGCAGGTAAACCAGAACAGGTTCTACAAGGTAGAGCGGCAGGGGTATCTGTTGTTACCAATTCTGGACAGCCAGGTTCTTCTGCAACGGTGAGAGTGAGAGGGCTTACCAGTTTTGGAGCTGGAGGTAATGATCCGATGTGGGTTGTAGATGGAATCATTGTAGACGGAATTGGATGGCTGAACCAATCTGATATTGAAAGTATAGAAGTCTTAAAAGATGGAGCTTCTTCCGCAATCTATGGTGTATCAGCTGCTAGAGGTGTAATCCTTGTCACTACTAAAAAAGGTAAAAAAGGAGCTCTCAACTTAGCTTACAATGGCAGTTTTGGAGTTTCTCAAGTGGCACGAAAGCTTGATCTTTTGAATGCAACTCAATATGCAACAATTATTAATGAAGGTCTAGTAAATGATAATCAGGCACCAAGATTTTCTAATCCCTCAATCTTTGGACAAGGGACGGACTGGCAGGACACTATTTTCAATACTGGAGATAGACAGTCACACGAAATAAGCATCAATGGAGGTAGTGAAAAATCTACTTACTATGCATCATTCGGATATTTTGATCAAACGGGAACAGTGATGGGAGATATATCCAAATACAAAAGATTGAATGCACGTTTGAACTCGACGCACAAAGTTCTTGATTTCTTAACTATCGGACAGACTTTCTTGTACACACATCAAAAAAGCCAGGGTATTGGAACCAATGAATTGTTTGGTGGACCTCTTAGTTCAGCAATTAACCTTGATCCAACTACGCCATCTGTTGTGACAGATTGGTCTATGGTAAATCCTGCTAATTATACCAATCAATATATCATCAGAGATCAAAATGGTAATCCGTATGGTATTTCCCCGTATGTGAATCAAGAGATGTCAAATCCTTTGGCGTACCGATATACACAGCAAGGAAGGAACGGCTGGTCGGATGATTTTGTTGGGAACGTTTTCGCAGATTTGAGATTAGCGCCAGGATTGAATTTTAAAACTACCCTAAACGGTAAAAAATCATACTGGGGAAGTGAAGGTTTCAACCCTAAATTCTATTTAAGTTCCACACTCAGCAATCAATCATTCAACAGTTTGAACAGAACTTCGCAAACCAAATTTGAATGGAGTTTCGAGAATACCTTAACATACCAGAAAAAGCTAGGCGATCATAACTTTAATATTATGATTGGACAGGGTGTTTATAGAAATAATATAGGCTCAGGACAAAGTGTTACTTACACCAATTTACCTGTTGAGAGCTGGCAAGATGCTGCTTTCTACTCTGTAGATGCAAAAAATATTACGGCATCAGCTTGGGATACATCACAAACTAGAAGAGCCTCTTACTTTGGACGTTTTATTTATGACTACCAAGACAGATATTTGCTTACCGGAACTTTCAGAAGAGACGGATCTTCCAAATTCCTGAAGTATTGGGGTAACTTCCCATCATTCTCTTTAGGATGGAATGTTCATAAGGAAGGATTCTGGAAAGATAATGAAATCATCAACACATTTAAAATTCGAGGTGGCTATGGTGTTTTAGGAAATGATGCTATCGATGATTTTATGTACAGAAGTTCCTTGGTATCAGGAAGTAATTATCCAAATGGAGAAATCAATCCAAGTATTATTATCGGATATAGCCCCAACACACTCGGGAACCCAAATCTTAAATGGGAAGAAACTGCACAAACCGATATAGGAGCAGACATCAAGTTTCTTAGAAATTTCACTCTAGGTTTTGATTATTATTATAAAAAAACAACCGACATCTTACGTAGAGTAGCAATCCCAGGTTACGTTGGAGTTCCAACAGATCCTTTTGCGAACGTAGGAGATATGGAAAACAGAGGGATGGAATTCGAGCTTGGATACAAAAAAAGCTGGGAAGATTTCGACGTTTCATTGACTGGTAACTTCTCTACAAACAAAAACAAAGTTCTAAGATTGGAAGATGATGTGGAGTGGAGAGAGTTTTCATCCCTGCATTCTATGGGAACGGTTTCCAGACTTCAGGTTGGAAAATCTGTAGGAACATTTTACGGCTACACCTATGGCGGCGTTTTCCAAAATCAACAACAGATTAATTCTTACGTAAACGCGAATGGTGAGATGATTCTACCAAATGCAAAACCAGGAGATTTTATGTGGAATGATAATAACGGAGACGGAAAAATTACTGAGGAGGACAGAGTAGATATTGGAAGTTCTATTCCAAAATTTACTTACGGTTTTACTGTGAATATGAGTTACAAAAATTTTGATTTTATGGTATTTACTCAAGGACAAGGCGGTAACAAAATCCTACAAGGTTTGAGAAGGCTGGATATGCTGGATGCCAATTACCAAACCTCAATCCTAAACAGATGGACTGGTGAAGGCTCAACAAATGATAATCCAAGATTGACAAGACTAGATCCAAATGGTAACTACACGAAGATGTCTAGCTATTATCTTCAAAAAGGTGACTATATGAGAATCAAACTTGTTCAGTTGGGATACACACTTCCAAAAGACACAACTTCAAAATTTGGAGCAAACAAAGTGAGATTGTACGTAACGGGAGAAAACCTATTCACTTTTACAAAATATACTGGCTACGATCCAGAAATCGCAGGTGGTAATGAGTATGGTATCGATAGAGCTTACTATCCGCAGGCAAGAACGTTTTTATTTGGAGCAAACATTCAATTTTAA
- a CDS encoding MFS transporter, whose translation MNVNKNRIKLPLMLSFLIFSMLLNSMGVIILQLSEKVSYKGLGVLESFKDIPMAIMSIFCVNLIAKTGNKNALIFSLLFIVVSCIALPLVDTFWFFKIWLSIVGVSFALAKISVFSIIKNNFKDEQLSSAISSVDASFMIGIFFVNIGFGTLLTSSYAEYWKFGFWIIALLSIITLVMLKAVKIDKEQKADAEKKPGDWKYYLNPKIVYFFIIVFFMVFVEQSFNSWLPSFFRNNLKINSYFALQASAFLALFSFFGRLATSRLILRFHWFPFVLICLGIVFSILIICQVLISYFYTDYKFLLILIMPIIGLFLAPLFPLYNSEILNKVPKEKTHFLVSIVVICSSLGSSVGSLYMAVVFHKDFSNFYPLFILFPLLIIFGLTFFLNKTPITYDRKPQE comes from the coding sequence ATGAATGTTAATAAAAATAGGATTAAGCTTCCTCTGATGTTAAGCTTTTTGATCTTCTCTATGCTTCTCAACAGTATGGGAGTGATCATTCTGCAATTGTCTGAAAAAGTTTCTTACAAAGGTTTGGGAGTTTTAGAATCTTTCAAGGATATTCCAATGGCGATAATGTCCATCTTTTGTGTCAATTTGATTGCTAAAACCGGTAACAAGAATGCCCTGATATTTTCACTCCTTTTCATCGTCGTAAGCTGTATTGCTTTGCCACTTGTGGATACATTTTGGTTTTTCAAAATTTGGCTGAGTATTGTTGGGGTCAGTTTCGCTTTGGCTAAGATTTCGGTTTTTAGTATCATTAAGAATAACTTTAAGGACGAGCAATTGTCCAGCGCTATCAGTAGTGTGGATGCATCTTTTATGATCGGAATCTTTTTTGTGAATATTGGCTTTGGAACTTTATTGACGAGTTCTTATGCAGAATATTGGAAGTTTGGATTTTGGATTATTGCTCTACTGAGTATCATTACATTAGTGATGCTGAAAGCCGTAAAAATTGATAAAGAACAGAAAGCAGATGCCGAAAAGAAACCCGGAGATTGGAAATATTATCTGAATCCGAAGATTGTCTATTTCTTTATCATCGTATTTTTTATGGTTTTTGTGGAGCAGAGTTTTAATTCCTGGCTTCCGAGTTTCTTTAGAAACAATTTGAAAATTAATTCCTATTTCGCTTTACAGGCCTCAGCATTTCTAGCTTTGTTTTCATTTTTTGGAAGATTGGCTACCAGTCGATTGATATTACGGTTTCATTGGTTTCCGTTTGTTTTGATTTGCCTGGGAATTGTATTTTCAATTTTGATTATTTGTCAGGTATTAATCTCGTATTTTTATACTGATTATAAGTTTTTATTAATATTGATAATGCCAATAATCGGCTTATTTTTAGCACCTCTATTTCCACTTTACAATTCCGAAATACTAAACAAGGTTCCAAAAGAAAAAACACATTTTTTGGTCTCGATTGTTGTCATCTGTTCTTCATTAGGAAGTTCTGTAGGATCTCTCTATATGGCTGTTGTTTTTCATAAAGATTTCAGTAATTTTTATCCATTATTTATTTTATTCCCATTATTAATTATATTTGGTCTCACATTTTTTCTTAATAAAACGCCAATAACCTATGACCGAAAACCACAAGAATAA
- a CDS encoding NUDIX domain-containing protein — MTENHKNKQNLKELIDTNDFVEHVSVDCVIFGFHKDTLKVLLLKYHDLDLWSVPGGFIFNDENLNDAAARTLHERTHLSDVFLEQFYTFGDIKRTENNTHQKLLENKNIEVDKNHWIYQRFISVGYCALIDYTLTYTFPDSFNEVCQWFNVNELPNMAFDHQEMIEKGLLYLRKNIDYQVMGSNLLPDKFTMKELQNLYESILGEPLRRNNFQRKILGMNILERLEKHYSGSANKAPYLYRFLEGSGSISKSDFD, encoded by the coding sequence ATGACCGAAAACCACAAGAATAAACAGAATCTAAAAGAATTAATTGATACCAATGATTTCGTAGAACACGTCTCTGTAGACTGTGTGATATTCGGCTTTCACAAGGATACATTGAAGGTTTTGCTGCTTAAGTATCACGATCTTGATCTCTGGTCTGTCCCAGGTGGATTCATCTTCAATGATGAAAATCTAAACGACGCAGCTGCCAGAACTTTGCACGAAAGAACACACCTTTCTGATGTTTTCTTGGAGCAATTTTACACTTTCGGGGACATCAAAAGAACAGAGAACAACACCCACCAAAAACTCCTCGAAAACAAAAATATTGAAGTTGATAAAAATCACTGGATCTATCAGCGTTTCATTTCTGTAGGTTACTGTGCATTAATTGATTATACTTTGACTTACACTTTTCCTGATTCCTTCAATGAAGTGTGCCAATGGTTCAATGTCAATGAGCTTCCCAATATGGCTTTTGACCATCAGGAAATGATAGAAAAAGGACTACTCTACCTCAGAAAAAATATAGATTATCAGGTAATGGGAAGCAATCTTTTGCCAGACAAATTCACGATGAAGGAACTACAAAATCTGTACGAATCAATACTTGGCGAACCGCTTAGACGCAACAATTTCCAAAGAAAAATACTGGGAATGAATATTCTGGAAAGATTGGAAAAACATTACAGTGGTTCTGCTAACAAAGCGCCTTATCTGTACAGATTTTTGGAAGGATCTGGAAGCATCTCAAAATCAGATTTTGATTAA
- a CDS encoding M28 family metallopeptidase yields MKNIKLYGFLAGFAILQSCSTAKNFTYEGKGFKEAYKSISLEELKTNLYVIAADDMEGRDTGSAGQKKAGVYMIEQYKKNGIGFPEALGSYYQKVPSEAMKKYGEALPDSENIMAYIEGSEKPNEVIVVSAHYDHVGTKNGVVFNGADDDGSGTVAVMEIAKAFQEAKKKGYGPKRSILFLHVTGEEHGLFGSEYYSDNPVFPLANTVADLNIDMIGRDDPENRGKQYVYVIGSEMLSTDLKKINEAANQKSVNLELNYKYDDPKDPQRLYYRSDHYNFAKHNIPVAFFFDGIHEDYHKSTDDADKIDYPLLHKRTQLVFATAWELANRPERIKVDGKNNR; encoded by the coding sequence ATGAAAAATATAAAACTATATGGTTTTCTTGCTGGATTTGCAATTTTGCAAAGTTGCTCGACAGCCAAGAATTTTACCTACGAAGGTAAAGGCTTCAAAGAAGCTTACAAAAGCATCAGCCTGGAAGAATTAAAGACTAATCTATACGTAATCGCTGCGGACGATATGGAAGGACGTGACACGGGAAGTGCCGGTCAAAAGAAAGCGGGCGTTTACATGATTGAACAATACAAAAAAAATGGAATTGGTTTTCCTGAAGCTTTAGGTTCTTATTATCAAAAAGTACCTTCTGAAGCAATGAAAAAATATGGAGAAGCTTTGCCAGATTCCGAAAATATTATGGCCTACATCGAAGGTAGTGAAAAGCCAAATGAAGTAATCGTGGTTTCTGCACATTACGACCATGTTGGAACTAAAAATGGTGTGGTTTTCAACGGTGCAGACGATGATGGAAGTGGAACTGTAGCGGTGATGGAAATTGCAAAAGCTTTTCAGGAAGCTAAAAAGAAAGGCTATGGTCCAAAACGTTCCATTCTTTTTCTTCACGTCACTGGTGAGGAGCACGGACTTTTCGGTTCTGAATACTATTCTGACAACCCAGTTTTCCCATTGGCAAATACGGTTGCAGACCTAAATATCGATATGATTGGTCGTGATGATCCTGAAAACAGAGGCAAACAATATGTGTATGTGATTGGATCCGAAATGTTGAGTACTGATCTTAAAAAAATCAATGAAGCAGCAAACCAAAAATCTGTGAATCTGGAACTTAACTACAAGTACGATGATCCAAAAGATCCTCAAAGATTGTATTACAGATCCGACCACTACAATTTTGCAAAGCATAATATTCCTGTAGCATTTTTCTTTGACGGTATCCACGAAGATTACCACAAATCGACAGATGATGCTGATAAAATAGATTATCCGCTGCTGCACAAAAGAACACAATTGGTTTTTGCGACAGCGTGGGAATTGGCGAATAGACCAGAAAGAATCAAAGTTGACGGGAAGAATAACAGATAA
- a CDS encoding SdpI family protein, with protein MVDNSTSVPILVGAVFLFAGILMFVFPPKKINYLYGYRTSSSMKNIDRWNFAQKLSSRIMMIGGVILIVTGILGLLFFKSEEVIINTIGIVETILLTIILLLKTELDLKKKFGKNL; from the coding sequence ATGGTTGACAATTCCACATCTGTTCCAATTCTTGTAGGCGCTGTATTTTTGTTCGCTGGAATTCTGATGTTTGTTTTTCCGCCAAAGAAAATCAACTACTTATATGGATATAGAACCAGTAGTTCTATGAAAAATATAGACCGATGGAATTTTGCTCAAAAGCTATCTTCAAGAATAATGATGATTGGCGGTGTGATACTCATTGTCACTGGAATTTTAGGATTGCTGTTTTTTAAAAGTGAGGAAGTTATTATCAATACGATTGGCATTGTGGAGACTATTTTATTAACCATTATCTTACTCCTTAAAACAGAATTGGATCTGAAAAAGAAATTTGGAAAAAATTTGTAA
- a CDS encoding VOC family protein, with product MISLVIPKLPFINKENTIDYYSKLGFELVADHGDYLITKYQDLEIHFFSFETLIPEKSDFMIYLRIRNEIEKFYQKTQDQDIEIHPNGKLETKPWQMKEFSLIDPSGTLLTFGENN from the coding sequence ATGATATCACTTGTAATACCCAAACTTCCTTTCATTAACAAGGAAAATACGATTGATTACTACTCGAAGTTAGGTTTTGAACTTGTTGCTGACCACGGCGATTATCTGATCACGAAATATCAGGATTTGGAGATCCACTTTTTTAGCTTTGAAACGTTGATTCCAGAAAAGTCAGATTTTATGATCTATCTCAGGATTAGAAATGAGATTGAAAAATTTTATCAAAAAACTCAGGATCAAGACATTGAAATCCATCCCAACGGAAAATTGGAAACAAAACCTTGGCAGATGAAGGAGTTTTCGCTGATCGATCCAAGTGGAACATTGTTGACCTTTGGAGAGAATAATTAA
- a CDS encoding YciI family protein, producing MKAVVFYEHNTEKSMDEFMAVFPRHEVLEEEFIKSGKVLGTGAFANPGEGAMAIFINKEAAEEFVNDDPFVQEGLIAKVTIREWNDELA from the coding sequence ATGAAAGCAGTAGTATTTTACGAACACAACACAGAGAAATCGATGGATGAATTTATGGCCGTTTTTCCACGCCACGAAGTGTTGGAAGAAGAGTTCATTAAATCTGGGAAAGTTTTAGGAACAGGTGCTTTTGCTAATCCTGGAGAAGGTGCGATGGCAATTTTCATCAACAAAGAGGCTGCAGAAGAGTTTGTGAATGACGACCCTTTTGTACAGGAAGGTTTGATTGCGAAAGTGACCATCAGAGAATGGAATGATGAACTAGCTTAA